In one Pseudodesulfovibrio tunisiensis genomic region, the following are encoded:
- a CDS encoding DUF1848 domain-containing protein, whose amino-acid sequence MIVSASRRTDIPALYPEWFMNRMRAGFCTVPNPFNAKQVSTIPLNRTEVDAIVFWTRYPARFLPMLDELDAFGIPYTFLFTLMSYPPDMEPNMPSFPARLDTFLRLAERVGPDRVAWRYDPIVLSRVTNAFFHQNNFQQIATLLQGATHQCIVSVMDPYGKTVKRMKRISEELQPELTPSPESVLPLLADMAAIAEQSGMTFQTCAQSEAFANATVRPGACIDAARLNTVFNLSIPCHKDSGQRPHCLCSASRDIGMYDSCVFGCTYCYANADFARSVRNRAAHDPLSPSLLGHHPPDAVQKSLFAE is encoded by the coding sequence ATGATCGTCAGCGCCAGCCGCCGCACCGACATTCCCGCCCTGTACCCGGAATGGTTCATGAACCGCATGCGCGCGGGCTTCTGCACCGTGCCCAATCCATTCAATGCAAAACAGGTGTCCACCATCCCCCTGAACAGAACGGAAGTGGACGCCATTGTCTTCTGGACCCGATACCCGGCCCGTTTCCTGCCCATGCTCGACGAACTGGACGCATTCGGCATTCCCTACACGTTTCTCTTCACCCTGATGAGCTACCCGCCGGACATGGAACCGAACATGCCGTCGTTTCCGGCACGGCTGGACACTTTCCTCCGGCTTGCGGAACGAGTCGGCCCGGATCGCGTGGCGTGGCGATACGACCCCATCGTGCTCTCCCGCGTCACGAATGCATTCTTTCACCAAAACAATTTTCAGCAGATCGCCACCCTGCTTCAGGGAGCCACGCATCAATGCATCGTCAGCGTCATGGACCCGTATGGCAAGACCGTGAAACGAATGAAAAGAATATCCGAGGAATTGCAGCCCGAACTGACCCCCTCCCCAGAATCCGTATTGCCGCTGCTGGCCGACATGGCAGCAATTGCCGAACAATCGGGCATGACCTTCCAGACCTGCGCCCAGAGCGAAGCCTTTGCCAATGCCACGGTCCGGCCCGGAGCCTGCATCGACGCAGCTCGCCTGAACACGGTTTTCAACCTGTCCATTCCGTGCCATAAGGATTCGGGCCAGCGGCCTCATTGCCTGTGCTCCGCATCACGCGACATCGGCATGTATGATTCCTGCGTGTTCGGCTGCACCTATTGCTATGCCAATGCCGACTTTGCGCGTTCCGTCAGGAACCGCGCCGCGCATGATCCGCTGTCCCCGTCCCTGCTCGGCCATCACCCACCCGATGCCGTGCAGAAATCGCTTTTTGCCGAATAA
- a CDS encoding phosphatase PAP2 family protein translates to MLFQTPSLDLDLFLLVNTQLRCAFFDVLMPALSSKYLMLGLLGIAAILTVLRKGKRQLILFLVLLVGMGLTDLSANFVKKQVQRVRPLNALAGVHYQEDGQWRQRPADFVQTKENGTSYPSSHAANTMCLALLAMTLWPGLKKWPLLLPLAVGYSRLYLAKHYPTDVLAGWAFGLITGTLVWLVWKHWAARRLGFE, encoded by the coding sequence ATGCTGTTCCAGACGCCATCTCTTGACCTTGATCTGTTCCTGCTCGTGAACACCCAGTTGCGATGCGCTTTTTTCGACGTGCTCATGCCAGCGCTGTCCTCGAAATATCTGATGCTCGGGCTGCTCGGCATCGCCGCGATCCTGACCGTGCTGCGCAAGGGCAAACGTCAGCTCATCCTGTTTCTGGTGCTGCTGGTCGGCATGGGGCTCACGGATCTTTCCGCCAATTTCGTCAAGAAGCAGGTGCAACGCGTCCGCCCGCTCAACGCTCTGGCTGGCGTGCATTATCAGGAAGACGGTCAGTGGCGGCAACGCCCTGCCGACTTTGTCCAGACCAAGGAGAACGGCACATCCTACCCGTCGTCCCATGCCGCGAACACCATGTGTCTGGCTCTGCTCGCCATGACGCTCTGGCCCGGACTGAAAAAATGGCCGTTGCTTCTGCCCTTGGCAGTCGGCTATTCCCGGCTCTATCTGGCCAAGCACTACCCCACGGACGTGCTTGCCGGATGGGCATTCGGTCTGATCACGGGAACCCTGGTCTGGCTCGTGTGGAAACACTGGGCCGCACGGCGGCTCGGATTCGAATAG
- a CDS encoding TVP38/TMEM64 family protein gives MPEINGATNRGWKSAIKGIVMLAVLAGGVYLARTAGLADMLEDTQWFNDHILGSGPMSVVIYLLVAAAFTGLGLPRQLVAFLGGFAFGAVSGTLLATLGSGMGCALAAGYARLGGREFVARKFGHRVKAIDAFLSREPFNMALTIRLFPLGSNLITNLAAGVSSIPLSRFVLGSTLGYIPQNLIFALFGSGLNADSSTGVVLSLGTSAVLLAVSAWLGVRLYRRYRAEAAAAVGDE, from the coding sequence ATGCCGGAAATCAACGGCGCGACAAACAGGGGCTGGAAGTCCGCAATCAAGGGCATTGTCATGCTGGCCGTGCTGGCAGGGGGCGTGTATCTCGCCAGAACCGCCGGACTGGCCGACATGCTCGAGGATACGCAGTGGTTCAATGACCACATCCTTGGTTCCGGGCCCATGTCCGTGGTCATCTACCTGCTTGTGGCCGCTGCGTTCACCGGACTGGGATTGCCGCGTCAGCTCGTGGCCTTTCTGGGCGGATTCGCGTTCGGCGCGGTAAGCGGTACGCTGCTGGCCACGCTTGGTTCCGGCATGGGCTGTGCCTTGGCTGCGGGCTATGCCCGGCTTGGCGGGCGGGAATTCGTGGCCCGGAAGTTCGGGCATCGGGTCAAGGCGATCGACGCATTTCTGAGCCGCGAGCCCTTCAACATGGCCCTGACCATCCGGCTGTTTCCCCTTGGAAGCAATCTCATCACCAATCTGGCCGCAGGCGTGAGTTCCATTCCCCTGTCCCGCTTCGTGCTCGGCTCGACCCTCGGCTATATTCCCCAGAATTTGATCTTCGCGCTTTTCGGTTCCGGCCTGAATGCCGATTCCTCCACGGGCGTGGTCCTGTCCCTGGGCACGTCCGCCGTGCTGCTTGCCGTGTCCGCATGGCTCGGCGTGCGGCTGTATCGCCGGTATCGCGCCGAGGCGGCTGCTGCCGTGGGCGACGAATAG
- a CDS encoding lipid A biosynthesis domain-containing protein, which translates to MSLPENWWLLAMTVAGQAVFFLRHAILRFHTKEVQPFPRWALVCGWTGTGAGMAYGAAQSDPVFVTGQACVAYILFRLQRQE; encoded by the coding sequence ATGTCCCTGCCGGAAAACTGGTGGCTGCTCGCGATGACCGTCGCGGGGCAGGCGGTTTTCTTTCTCCGGCATGCGATTTTACGTTTCCACACGAAAGAGGTACAACCCTTTCCGCGTTGGGCACTGGTCTGTGGCTGGACCGGAACCGGTGCGGGAATGGCCTATGGAGCGGCGCAGAGCGATCCCGTGTTTGTCACGGGACAGGCGTGCGTCGCATATATTCTTTTCAGGCTGCAAAGGCAGGAATGA
- a CDS encoding glycosyltransferase family 2 protein, which produces MDDSRKFSVVLPVYNEQDNLTLLFEELKKAADSTGQEWEAVFVDDASTDDSLSVIRGLAQSHPEVRFVAFAENRGQSAAFCAGFDAARFPVVITMDSDLQNDPADIPAMLNLFGQECEMVIGWRAKRKDTLVKRLSSRIANAVRDWFTDDGVRDTGCSLKVMRADYLAELPRFRNMHRFLPILMKMQGARIREIEVNHRQRHRGESKYGTWDRAVAGLYDLIGVQWLIRRHLDYTVKEKK; this is translated from the coding sequence ATGGATGATTCCCGTAAATTTTCCGTTGTCCTGCCCGTATATAATGAACAGGACAATCTGACGTTGCTCTTCGAGGAGCTGAAAAAGGCCGCGGATTCCACCGGACAGGAGTGGGAAGCCGTATTTGTTGACGATGCCAGCACCGATGACAGTCTCTCCGTCATCAGGGGGCTTGCCCAGTCGCATCCCGAGGTCCGGTTCGTGGCTTTTGCCGAGAATCGTGGCCAGTCCGCCGCGTTTTGCGCCGGGTTCGATGCTGCCCGGTTTCCCGTGGTGATCACCATGGATTCCGATCTGCAGAACGATCCCGCCGACATTCCGGCCATGCTGAACCTGTTCGGTCAGGAGTGCGAGATGGTCATCGGCTGGCGTGCCAAGCGCAAGGACACTTTGGTGAAACGGCTTTCGTCCAGAATTGCCAATGCCGTCCGGGACTGGTTCACGGACGATGGCGTCCGCGACACCGGATGTTCGCTCAAGGTGATGCGGGCCGACTATCTGGCCGAATTGCCCCGGTTTCGCAACATGCACCGGTTTCTGCCCATTCTCATGAAGATGCAGGGTGCGCGGATAAGGGAGATCGAAGTCAATCACCGCCAGCGGCATCGGGGCGAGTCCAAGTACGGTACCTGGGACCGGGCCGTGGCCGGATTGTACGATCTGATCGGCGTGCAGTGGCTCATTCGCCGTCATCTCGACTATACGGTGAAGGAAAAGAAGTAG
- a CDS encoding TetR family transcriptional regulator: protein MARKTREEALKTRAMLLDAALAVFLRKGYFRTSLTDIAEEVGMTRGAVYGHFRNKVDLYTSLLDDVFQPIEDFFNALMREESSGNGLRAVMENWFENLAENERLLQALELDLHRTERCEELQPRDEEIKERFKGYMASVENHFRKGQELGWVKPELDPGAAATYFMAVLIGMGHYRLDQPDRHDWRASVPLFVDMFFHGVAR, encoded by the coding sequence ATGGCGAGGAAAACCAGAGAGGAGGCGCTCAAGACGAGGGCCATGCTCCTCGACGCGGCCTTGGCCGTGTTTTTGCGCAAGGGGTATTTCAGGACGTCCCTGACCGACATCGCCGAGGAGGTCGGCATGACCCGGGGCGCGGTATACGGTCATTTCAGGAACAAGGTGGATTTGTATACCTCGCTGCTCGACGACGTGTTTCAGCCCATTGAGGATTTCTTCAATGCATTGATGCGTGAAGAGTCCTCGGGCAACGGCCTGCGGGCCGTGATGGAGAACTGGTTCGAAAATCTGGCGGAAAACGAGCGGTTGCTTCAGGCTCTGGAGCTGGACCTGCACCGTACGGAGCGGTGCGAGGAGTTGCAGCCCCGGGACGAGGAGATCAAGGAACGGTTCAAGGGATACATGGCGTCCGTGGAAAATCATTTCCGCAAGGGACAGGAACTGGGCTGGGTAAAGCCGGAGCTGGACCCCGGCGCAGCTGCAACCTATTTCATGGCCGTACTCATCGGCATGGGACATTATCGTCTTGATCAGCCGGATCGGCACGATTGGCGGGCTTCCGTTCCCTTGTTCGTGGACATGTTCTTCCACGGCGTGGCCAGATAG
- the thiC gene encoding phosphomethylpyrimidine synthase ThiC, protein MTFTTQMDAARKGIVTPQMETVARKERMRIEDLMERMAKGTVIIPANRNHTSLEGAAVGEGTRTKVNVNLGISKDCSDVDKELDKVRAALALNAEAIMDLSCFGKTREFRQALVNMSPAMIGTVPIYDAVGFYDKNLQDITVDEFFKVVEAHVHDGVDFLTIHAGLNRAAAAKVRQGGRLTNIVSRGGSLLYTWMEINDAENPFYEHYDRLLDICEAHDVTLSLGDGCRPGCLHDSTDASQVEELITLGELTKRAWERNVQVMIEGPGHMALNEIPGNMMMEKRLCHGAPFYVLGPIVTDVAPGYDHITSAIGGAVAAQHGADFLCYVTPAEHLRLPTLEDMKEGIIATRIAAHAADIAKGLPGAREWDDEMSGARAALDWDAMFKLAMDPVRPKEYRASSEPEHKDSCSMCGKMCAVRNMNRIMEGKDIQLDD, encoded by the coding sequence ATGACATTCACCACCCAGATGGACGCGGCCCGCAAGGGCATTGTCACCCCGCAGATGGAAACCGTGGCCCGCAAGGAACGCATGCGCATCGAGGATTTGATGGAGCGCATGGCCAAGGGAACGGTCATCATTCCGGCGAACAGAAATCACACCAGCCTGGAAGGCGCGGCCGTGGGCGAGGGCACTCGCACCAAGGTCAACGTCAATCTCGGCATCTCCAAGGACTGCTCGGACGTGGACAAGGAGCTGGACAAGGTGCGCGCGGCCTTGGCCCTCAATGCCGAGGCCATCATGGACCTGAGCTGCTTCGGCAAGACCCGCGAGTTTCGTCAGGCCCTCGTGAACATGTCCCCGGCCATGATCGGCACCGTGCCCATCTACGATGCCGTGGGGTTCTACGACAAGAATCTTCAGGACATCACCGTTGACGAATTCTTCAAGGTCGTGGAGGCCCACGTGCATGACGGCGTGGACTTCCTGACCATCCATGCGGGTCTGAACCGCGCGGCAGCGGCCAAGGTACGGCAGGGCGGCAGGCTGACCAACATCGTGTCCCGCGGCGGTTCCCTGCTGTACACCTGGATGGAAATCAACGACGCGGAAAACCCGTTCTACGAGCATTATGACAGACTGCTCGACATCTGCGAGGCACATGACGTGACTCTGAGCCTCGGAGATGGCTGCCGTCCCGGCTGTCTGCACGATTCCACGGATGCGTCCCAGGTCGAGGAGCTCATCACGCTGGGCGAACTGACCAAACGCGCATGGGAGCGCAATGTGCAGGTCATGATCGAGGGGCCGGGCCATATGGCCCTGAATGAGATTCCGGGCAACATGATGATGGAAAAGCGTTTGTGCCACGGCGCGCCGTTCTACGTGCTGGGTCCCATTGTCACGGACGTAGCCCCGGGCTATGACCATATCACTTCCGCCATCGGCGGGGCCGTGGCCGCACAGCACGGCGCGGACTTCCTGTGCTATGTCACCCCGGCCGAGCATCTGCGTCTGCCCACCCTTGAAGACATGAAGGAAGGCATCATCGCGACCCGCATCGCAGCCCATGCCGCGGATATTGCCAAGGGACTGCCCGGCGCGCGGGAATGGGACGATGAAATGAGCGGGGCACGCGCCGCTCTGGACTGGGACGCCATGTTCAAGCTCGCCATGGACCCGGTGCGGCCCAAGGAGTACAGGGCCTCCTCCGAACCCGAACACAAGGATTCCTGCTCCATGTGCGGCAAGATGTGCGCCGTGCGCAACATGAACCGCATCATGGAAGGCAAGGACATCCAGCTTGATGACTAG
- the thiE gene encoding thiamine phosphate synthase, with protein MSGINRQTILNTDIYCLTGEKFSLGRNNIEVVGSMLEAGVKLVQYREKHKKMGAKYEECLKIREMTREAGAAFIVNDDVHLAVLVGADGVHVGQEDLPLEAVRQLVGPDMAIGLSTHAPEEAREAVARGADYIGVGPIFRTATKEDVCAPVGFEYLEFVANSIDLPFVAIGGIKEDNVGEVVRRGCSCVAMITEVVGAQDIPAKIQSLRNAMQSA; from the coding sequence ATGAGCGGAATCAATCGGCAAACCATCCTGAACACGGACATCTATTGCCTGACCGGGGAGAAGTTTTCCCTTGGACGGAACAACATCGAAGTGGTCGGCTCCATGCTGGAGGCTGGCGTCAAGCTTGTCCAGTACCGGGAAAAGCACAAGAAGATGGGGGCCAAGTACGAGGAGTGCCTGAAGATCCGGGAAATGACCCGGGAGGCTGGCGCAGCGTTCATCGTCAACGATGACGTGCATCTGGCCGTGCTCGTGGGCGCGGACGGCGTGCATGTCGGGCAGGAGGACCTGCCTCTGGAAGCGGTGCGGCAGCTTGTGGGGCCGGACATGGCCATCGGTCTGTCCACGCATGCTCCGGAAGAGGCGCGCGAGGCCGTGGCGCGTGGCGCGGACTACATCGGGGTCGGTCCGATCTTTCGGACCGCCACCAAGGAGGACGTGTGCGCCCCGGTGGGCTTCGAATATCTCGAATTTGTGGCGAACAGCATTGATCTGCCTTTTGTAGCCATTGGCGGCATCAAGGAGGACAATGTCGGAGAAGTGGTGCGGCGCGGGTGTTCCTGCGTGGCCATGATTACCGAGGTTGTCGGCGCGCAGGACATTCCCGCGAAAATTCAATCGCTTCGCAACGCCATGCAAAGCGCATAA
- the thiF gene encoding sulfur carrier protein ThiS adenylyltransferase ThiF yields the protein MNMSEQGMATWLGAGFLDFVSRVTVGIAGAGGLGSNCAMHLVRSGFRRFLVADFDRVEPSNLNRQCFFADQVGQLKVEALAENLRRVNPDVVVDARPVRVEAADAADLFAGCDAVVEAFDDPACKKALVEAVVPSGRLVVAASGIGGCGNSDAVRIRRMLPNFHLVGDMETECSVDHPPLSPTVGVVAAKQADVVLHHFFERYKQGETA from the coding sequence ATGAACATGAGCGAGCAGGGCATGGCAACTTGGCTGGGCGCGGGATTCCTCGACTTCGTGAGCCGCGTGACCGTGGGCATTGCCGGAGCCGGGGGCCTTGGGTCCAACTGTGCCATGCATCTGGTCCGAAGTGGTTTTCGACGGTTCCTCGTGGCGGATTTCGACCGCGTGGAACCGTCGAACCTGAATCGGCAGTGCTTTTTCGCGGATCAGGTCGGGCAACTCAAGGTCGAGGCGCTGGCCGAAAATCTGCGTCGCGTGAATCCCGATGTGGTCGTGGACGCGAGACCTGTGCGCGTGGAAGCCGCTGATGCGGCCGATCTGTTCGCCGGATGCGATGCGGTTGTCGAGGCGTTCGACGATCCGGCCTGCAAGAAGGCGCTGGTCGAGGCCGTGGTTCCGTCGGGCAGGCTCGTGGTCGCTGCGTCCGGCATTGGCGGGTGCGGCAACAGCGATGCGGTGCGCATCCGTCGGATGCTGCCCAATTTCCATCTTGTGGGGGACATGGAAACCGAATGCTCTGTCGACCATCCGCCCCTGTCTCCCACTGTGGGCGTGGTCGCGGCAAAACAGGCGGACGTGGTTCTGCACCATTTTTTCGAACGATACAAACAGGGGGAGACCGCATGA
- the thiH gene encoding 2-iminoacetate synthase ThiH, which yields MSFRETVEAVFPSVMDRFDAVRESDVLRALQKDVIDEWDYLALLSEAAIPHLEAMARKSHDLTTRNFGRTISLFTPLYLSNFCTNHCVYCGFNCRNGIPRSQLDMDQLAVEAKAIADTGLKHLLILTGEAPKMAGVDYLESCTRVLRRFFPSVSIEVFAMTEEEYARMVRAGVDGMTMFQETYNSELYAVLHPAGPKKDYAFRVDAPERACKAGMRVVNVGALLGLDEWRRDALFTGMHAQYLETKYPEVDIAVSLPRMRPHAGDFQPTTVASDRDLVQIMCALRLYMPRLGITISTREAPEFRENILPLGVTRISAGVSVEVGGHSQKGEKVGQFEIADSRSVPEVCDMIRSRGFQPVFKDWEPFDGVRA from the coding sequence ATGAGTTTCCGCGAAACAGTCGAGGCCGTGTTTCCGTCGGTCATGGATCGGTTCGACGCGGTCCGGGAATCCGACGTGCTGCGTGCCTTGCAAAAGGACGTGATCGACGAATGGGATTATCTGGCGCTGCTGTCCGAGGCCGCCATTCCGCATCTGGAGGCCATGGCTCGCAAGTCCCATGACCTGACCACCCGCAACTTCGGCAGGACCATCAGCCTGTTCACTCCGCTGTACCTGTCCAATTTCTGCACCAACCATTGCGTGTACTGCGGGTTCAATTGCCGGAACGGCATTCCGCGCAGCCAGCTCGACATGGATCAGCTGGCGGTCGAAGCCAAGGCCATTGCCGACACCGGACTCAAGCATCTGCTCATCCTGACAGGCGAAGCTCCGAAAATGGCAGGCGTGGACTATCTGGAATCCTGCACCAGGGTATTGCGCAGATTCTTCCCTTCCGTGAGCATCGAGGTGTTCGCCATGACCGAGGAGGAATACGCGCGCATGGTTCGGGCCGGAGTGGACGGCATGACCATGTTTCAGGAGACATACAACAGCGAGTTGTATGCCGTGTTGCATCCGGCCGGACCGAAAAAGGACTATGCGTTCCGCGTGGATGCGCCGGAACGGGCCTGCAAGGCCGGGATGCGCGTGGTCAATGTGGGCGCGCTGCTCGGTCTGGACGAATGGCGGCGCGACGCCCTGTTCACCGGAATGCATGCCCAGTATCTTGAGACGAAATATCCCGAAGTGGACATTGCCGTGTCCCTGCCGCGCATGCGGCCGCATGCCGGGGATTTCCAGCCCACCACCGTGGCCTCGGACCGTGATCTGGTCCAGATCATGTGCGCGCTGCGGCTGTACATGCCCCGGCTGGGCATCACCATCTCCACGCGCGAGGCCCCGGAATTCCGCGAGAACATCCTGCCGCTGGGCGTGACCCGCATATCCGCAGGCGTGTCCGTGGAAGTGGGGGGCCACAGCCAGAAGGGCGAGAAGGTCGGTCAGTTCGAGATCGCGGACAGCCGAAGCGTGCCCGAGGTGTGCGACATGATCCGCTCCCGGGGATTCCAGCCCGTGTTCAAGGACTGGGAGCCCTTTGACGGAGTGCGTGCATGA
- the thiS gene encoding sulfur carrier protein ThiS has product MIIVVNGKETDIPSGMSLLEFLDARGMSPDTLVVERNQEIVPGSAFGETRLVEGDRLEILRVVGGG; this is encoded by the coding sequence GTGATCATCGTAGTCAACGGAAAGGAAACCGACATCCCGTCCGGCATGAGCCTGCTGGAGTTTCTGGATGCCCGGGGCATGTCCCCGGACACCCTTGTGGTGGAGCGCAATCAGGAAATCGTTCCCGGCTCCGCCTTTGGTGAAACCCGGTTGGTAGAGGGCGATCGTCTTGAAATTCTCCGCGTTGTCGGTGGCGGGTAA
- a CDS encoding SH3 domain-containing protein, producing the protein MACGRMMRNVVAAVCLICLCAGTALAWGEIRYPDRPLNLRKARSASAAWVGMLFPGQKVRIAHEVDGWVAIYEPGETRSSEAAAVGYANIKYLKPRPGKVDIEAWGELMATKTRLNVRAESTIRSEKVSALAPGQRVRVDFPEDDWTMVFVPGATIRSQLNAVGWVKSKYLVPAVGVTPTRQAVAQEDSVQADPDPVVKPAPRVASSGRPWGRIVTIPDDVVVRMARSSKSHFVRTLKKGDKVKVDMLRNGWYAVFQPGESLRRENRAIGYAAEHDLEGRPAPVAAAPAKSDGGQTVIPIDRKRFADAKRPDPVADRNVHGFQYKVMETSETRKFGESWTMVKVFVAAKKVPREAGLADLAETLRPGLAKSGRNLAILFYLPGMDFEDIAYGEARFVEKTLTEFRIRKTALFGTDFPLR; encoded by the coding sequence ATGGCGTGCGGCAGAATGATGCGGAACGTGGTGGCGGCAGTGTGCCTGATTTGCCTGTGTGCGGGAACGGCCTTGGCATGGGGCGAGATTCGATATCCGGATCGGCCCCTGAATCTGCGCAAGGCGCGGTCGGCCAGCGCCGCGTGGGTTGGCATGCTGTTTCCGGGCCAGAAGGTGCGCATCGCCCATGAGGTGGATGGTTGGGTCGCGATATACGAACCCGGGGAAACGCGCAGCAGCGAGGCGGCAGCCGTGGGCTATGCCAACATCAAGTATCTCAAGCCGCGTCCGGGCAAGGTGGATATCGAAGCCTGGGGCGAACTCATGGCCACCAAGACCCGGCTCAACGTGCGCGCCGAGAGCACTATTCGATCCGAAAAGGTCTCTGCTCTGGCTCCGGGGCAGCGCGTGCGCGTGGATTTTCCCGAGGATGACTGGACTATGGTGTTCGTGCCCGGGGCGACCATCCGGTCCCAGCTCAATGCCGTGGGCTGGGTCAAGAGCAAGTATCTTGTTCCGGCTGTCGGCGTGACTCCGACCCGGCAGGCCGTGGCGCAAGAGGATTCGGTTCAGGCCGATCCCGATCCCGTGGTGAAACCCGCACCCAGGGTCGCTTCTTCTGGCAGGCCGTGGGGCAGGATCGTGACCATTCCCGACGACGTGGTGGTGCGCATGGCGCGTTCGTCCAAGTCGCATTTTGTCAGGACCTTGAAAAAGGGAGACAAGGTCAAGGTCGATATGCTCAGGAACGGCTGGTACGCCGTGTTCCAGCCCGGGGAATCCCTGCGCAGGGAAAACCGGGCCATCGGCTATGCCGCCGAACACGATCTCGAAGGACGGCCTGCGCCGGTTGCAGCGGCTCCGGCAAAAAGCGATGGCGGCCAGACCGTGATTCCCATAGACCGCAAGCGGTTTGCGGATGCCAAACGTCCCGATCCGGTGGCGGACCGGAATGTTCACGGCTTCCAGTACAAGGTCATGGAAACCAGCGAGACCAGAAAGTTCGGCGAGAGCTGGACCATGGTCAAGGTGTTCGTGGCGGCCAAAAAGGTGCCCAGGGAAGCCGGGCTGGCTGATCTGGCTGAAACCCTGCGTCCGGGGCTGGCGAAATCCGGCAGGAATCTGGCAATACTTTTCTATCTGCCGGGCATGGATTTCGAGGACATCGCCTATGGCGAAGCCCGGTTCGTGGAAAAGACGCTGACCGAATTTCGGATCAGGAAGACCGCGCTCTTTGGTACGGATTTTCCCTTGCGCTGA
- a CDS encoding OmpH family outer membrane protein, with the protein MKLFRTMTVLLVFSVLLVPAARAQMSKVGFLNPQRVINESKIGRVAQDDLARLGREKDRQVAVALEKVQALKGELASGEVSVAEQSLREAELRRAARDYEAVVERSNLEIQEEERKLIRFIMHRADSILKALAEERGFTLILTDPEIVGYVVPQMDVTDRVISELDKML; encoded by the coding sequence ATGAAATTGTTCAGGACCATGACGGTCTTGCTTGTGTTTTCCGTCCTGCTGGTTCCGGCTGCCCGGGCCCAGATGTCCAAGGTGGGATTTCTCAATCCCCAGCGGGTCATCAACGAATCGAAAATCGGCCGTGTTGCGCAGGACGATCTGGCGCGTCTGGGCAGGGAAAAGGACAGGCAGGTGGCCGTTGCTCTGGAAAAGGTGCAGGCGCTCAAGGGCGAACTGGCTTCCGGCGAGGTGTCCGTGGCCGAACAGTCCCTGCGCGAGGCGGAATTGCGTCGGGCCGCCCGGGACTACGAGGCCGTGGTGGAGCGGAGCAATCTGGAGATTCAGGAAGAGGAGCGCAAGCTCATCCGTTTCATCATGCACCGCGCGGATTCCATTCTCAAGGCCTTGGCCGAGGAGCGCGGATTCACCCTGATTTTGACCGATCCGGAAATCGTCGGCTATGTGGTGCCGCAGATGGACGTGACGGACCGGGTTATTTCCGAACTGGACAAGATGCTGTAG